One window from the genome of Amaranthus tricolor cultivar Red isolate AtriRed21 chromosome 9, ASM2621246v1, whole genome shotgun sequence encodes:
- the LOC130824123 gene encoding eukaryotic translation initiation factor 4E-1-like produces MTIEETEKSMATSEMVERKIEDEDLEEGEIIDEGGDTSIGNPSKSIASVHPLENSWTFWFDNPSAKSKQAAWGSSIRSIYTFSTVEQFWSLYNNIHHPSKLVVGADFHCFKNKIEPKWEDPICANGGKWTVTFQRGKSDTCWLYTLLAMIGEQFDHGDEICGAVVNVRSKQEKISIWTKNAANEAAQLSIGRQWKKFLDYNDNIGFIFHDDAKKHDRAAKNRYNC; encoded by the exons ATGACTATAGAAGAGACTGAGAAATCAATGGCGACATCAGAGATGGTAGAGAGGAAGATAGAAGATGAAGATTTGGAGGAAGGAGAGATTATTGACGAAGGAGGGGATACATCCATTGGAAATCCTTCCAAATCTATTGCTTCTGTTCATCCTCTTGAGAATTCTTGGACTTTCTGGTTTGATAATCCTTCTGCTAAATCTAAGCAAGCCGCTTGGGGTAGCTCCATCCGTTCTATTTACACTTTCTCTACTGTTGAACAGTTTTGGAG CCTTTACAACAACATACATCATCCTAGCAAGTTGGTTGTAGGGGCTGATTTTCACTGTTTCAAGAATAAAATTGAGCCAAAGTGGGAGGATCCAATTTGTGCTAATGGGGGCAAGTGGACTGTTACCTTCCAAAGAGGAAAATCTGATACATGCTGGCTCTACACG CTGTTGGCAATGATTGGAGAGCAATTTGATCATGGGGATGAGATATGTGGAGCCGTTGTCAATGTGAGGAGCAAGCAAGAGAAAATATCCATTTGGACCAAAAATGCTGCAAATGAAGCTGCTCAG CTGAGCATCGGAAGACAGTGGAAGAAGTTCCTTGACTACAATGATAATATTGGTTTCATATTTCAT GATGATGCAAAGAAGCACGACAGGGCTGCCAAGAATCGCTACAATTGTTGA